The Methylocystis sp. ATCC 49242 region ATTTCCGCGTCCCCCTTGCCACGGACTCGGATCTCTGAATCCATGTGCTCATGGATCGCACTGATTTGCAGCGCCTGAGTAAGGACGAGTTGATTGAGCTGGTGCTCCAGCTTCAACGACCGGATAAAACGTCGCGCAATTCGTCGAAGCCTCCCTCCACCGACAAGAAAGAGAAACGCGAGAACTCCCGTCCTGGCGGGGCGAAGGTCGGGCATGAGCCGCACAATCGTCGGCTGGCCGACAATCCCGACGAGTTCCGCGACCACAGACCAACTCGTTGCGACCGATGCGGCGGGTCTGTGTCGCCGGACGCCGACATGGAGTTGATTGGCGAATATGACGAGATCGAGATTCCGCCGGTCAAGCCTTATGTCGTCCGCCACCGACGCTTCGCCTGCCGCTGTGCGCATTGCGGGGTGGGCGTCAAGGCTCCGGTGCCCGCCGTCGCCACGACGACGCCATTTGGACGGCGCATTCATGCGCTGGCGATTTATTTGAAGGGCTTTCAGGCGCTTTCCTATGAGCGTCTGCGCTTCCTGTTCCGCGACGCCTTTGGCCTGATCGTCAGCGAGGGCGCGCTCATGAACATGTTCATCCGCTCCCATGCGGGGTTCAAGATCGAGGCGGATAAGGCGAAGGCCATTCTTCGCGAGGCCAAAATCGTCGCCAGCGACGAAACCGGCGTGCGGATCGAGGGGACCAACTCCTACCATTGGGTCTTTCACTGCAAGGATGCGGTGGTGCATCAGCCCGACTATTCGCGCGCCGCCCGTGTCGTGGAAGAGACGATGAGCGACCATGTTCCAAAGGTATGGCTCTCGGATCGTTATAGCGCGCAGCAAAAGCATGGCGCTGCGCATCAAACCTGTCTGGCGCATCTAGCGCGCGACACGGCCTTTGCGCTGGAGCATGGATCGGACGATCTGCCCCTGCGGTTCAAGCTGTGGTTTGGCAAGGCCTTCGATCTGGCCCGAGATATCGCCAGTTTCAAAGCCTCGACGATCGCCAGCAAAAAGCGCGCGCTTGAAAAGCACCTTGCGATTCTTCTTGCCGCCGCGACAGGATGCGATCTCGCTCGCGAGTTGCAGGCCAAAATCAGGCGAGCGCAAAATCAGCTTCTGACCTTTTGCGACTATCCCGGCGAGGTCGAGGCCACCAACAACGGTTCCGAACGAAAGCTCAGGCCCAGCGTGATCCAGCGAAAAGTTACCAACGGCTACCGCGCCATGTGGGCCGCAAAGGCTGAGGCTGACGTGCGCACAACCGTAGACACCGCAAGGCTCAATGGCGCAAACCCCTTCCAGACAATCCTCGACACCCTGGCGTGAATCTGCGGCAAAAACTGCGCCCTAAAAAATGGGGGTGGGTAATTGCGATTACCTCCAGAGCAACAAAATCGACACGTCAATTCCCTGCACGTTCGTAACGGCGGACGACTCTTGTGAAAGAGCATCACAGCTGGAGCTCCGACAAGAAACTGGCGAGACAGAGGCGTTTCTAACGCCGGCGAGGCCGCTGATCGCAGCCGTTTGCACCCACTATGTTCCTTTTTTTGGCGAGCGTTATCCGCACGATTGACGACCAATTATGCAAGACCGTATTTATCCAGCCAGTTCGAAAGTGTCTGATAGCTGGCGAGTCCCAGCATTCCCGCCGCCCGCGTCTTGTTCCCACGCGCTTCTTCCATGGCTCGGCTCAGATAGTGCCGCGCCACCTCGGCCAGCAGCTCTTGCAAATCGATACCCTGCTCCAACGGCCGGTCGAGCACATTGTCGCAGTTGGACTGCGCCCGCGGAAGCAATGCGTCGGCGATATCGGCCTCTTGGATCGTCTCGCCGTCGCTCCAGACGACCGCGCGGCGCAGCGTGTTCTCCAATTCGCGGATATTGCCAGGCCAACGTTGCCGTCTCAACAGGCTCTTTGCGCTGGGAGTTATCTTCCGAGATGCAAAGCCCGGCTCCTTGCCGCTTTGCTGATTTATCCGCTCCAGTAAACCATCGATGAGGGCGTCGAGATCGCCCTCTCGCTCACGTAAGGGTGGCGCCCGCAGGACTAGGACAGCCAAGCGGTAAAATAGGTCCTCTCGAAACCGACCGGCCGCGACCTCTGTGACAAGCTCCAGGTTCGTCGCAGCAATGATGCGAACATCAACCTGAAGATTTTTTTCGCCACCGACCCGACGGATCTCTCCCTCCTGTATGGCCCGCAAAAGTTTCACCTGGGCAGGAAGTGGCAACTCCCCGACCTCGTCCAGAAAAAGCGTTCCGCCATGCGCGGCTTCGAAATGGCCGACATGATCGCTAATCGCGCCGGTAAACGCGCCTTTCACATGGCCGAAAAGTTCCGACTCCACCAGTTCGGAGGGAATGGCGCCGCAGTTGACGACCTCAAACGACTTGCTCCTGCGAGCGCTGGCTTGATGGATGGCGCGGGCGAGAAGCTCCTTTCCGGTGCCCGATTCCCCTTCAATGAGAATCGGCACTGATCGCGGCGCCGTTTTGGCTGCGCGCGCGATCAATCGCTGCATCGCCGGACCTCGGTAGATGATATCCCCGAATTTCGAACGTTCGTCCACGGCGCCGGCGCTTAATCTTTCGAGTCGCCGATCCGGCAGGTGCAGCGCGTCGGTCACAAATTCGGGAGAGAGCGAAATATCGAAAGGAACGGAGGCTGTTTCCACACCCTTTTGACGGGAGGCTTGCAGGAGTTCCGCTCGGTATTTGGTTTTTCCCAGGATCACCCAGGTCGCAGCCATCGCAGGTGTGCCGGAACTGAGATTGAAAGACAGTTGCGGCTTCATTGCGAGATGTTTCAGCTCTTGATCGAGATTATTGGTGACGGCCGTATAAATCTCTTCAAAATTCGTTGGGCTGGTTAATTCCACCCGGACCATGGCCAATTCAAAGCGTTTTTTCCCTCCTACCCTCGCGCGCAGCCAGCTCTCATATTTTCTGACGCGCCTTCGATCCTGATCCGCAAGCAGGAGCGCGCGGTCAAAGACGCGATCCTCCAACGTGTGGGCGACCGGCCCTAAATCTGTCTTATCTTCGGCGTCAGGCGCTTTCAGGTCCGCACTGCCCAGCCACGACACAAAAATCCGCATATGATCAATATATAAAATTTTTTATGCATGGACAAGAAATCTAGAGGGTGTTATGCACCTTGGATCATGAAATCTGCTGCGCGCTTGAGCATGAGACATGCGAAGGCGACGACGTGGAGTCCTGCGAGGGTCTGAGCATAGCGCTCGTAGTCTTTGACGAGCCGCCTGCATCGCGTCGCCCAGGCGAATGAACGCTCGACCACCCAGCGCTTGGGCAGCAACACGAAGCCCTTCTTCGCTTCGGCAAGTTTGACGACGCACAGTTCGGCGCCTTGCGCCTTCGCCGCCTCGGACGCCTTTTCGCCGGTGTAGCCCTGATCGACATAAACGAGTTCGACGCTTTCGCCTGTCACATCCTGCACGGCTGCGATGAGCTTGCCGACCTCGGCGCGGTCATCGACATTCGCCGGCGTGACATGCAACGCCAGCAAATGGCCCAATGTGTCGACTGCCATGTGCAGCTTCGAGCCGCGCTTTCGCTTCGCGCCGTCATAGCCCGCTCGTGGGCCGCTCTCAGGGGTCGAGCGCAAGGTGCGGCTGTCGATGATCGCCGCCGTCGGCTCCGCCGCCCGCCCGGAAGCGACGCGCAACTGGGCGCGCAGATCCTGCGCAAGCGCCTCGAACACGCCCGCCGACAGCCAGCGCTGCGATTGCTGATACACGGCGAACCATGGCGGCAGATCGTTGGGCATGGCGCGCCAGGCGATGCCGTAGCGCAGCACGTAACGCAGGCCGTTGAACAGCTCGCGCAGCGAATGTTGACGCTGCGGCGCGCCTTCGTCCATGAGCGTCAGATAAGGCGCAACCAGCGACCATTCTTCGTCGCTGACGTCAGACGGATAAGGTTTGCGAATCGGAGACATCCGATTCTACTAAGACAATCAATCACCAAAGTACATAACACCCTCTAGCGAAATAATCCCCGCCTGTTGGAGCCGCTTGAGCCGGGCGATGCCCCGCTTCGTATCTGTTCATCGCGTTAAAACAATAGGTTAATGCTAACACAATCTCCAGTGCCGCCAGCAGGGGGATCACAGGCACGATCATTGCGCATTCGTCGACATGAAAAACGAAACGAATGTCTTCGAGGCGCGACTTTGGCAAGGCCGCACCGCATTTCTCGCCGCCAAACAGGCGATGGCTGAATGGGCGTCAAACCCTCCTGCAGTTGGCTTTGACCGTGCTGCAAATTTCCGCGCGTCGCCTCCCGCTACAACCACACAAGGTGCCAGCTGCGTTCGGTGAAGCGCCACGATCCGCGATCAAATCTCGTCGACAAGCCGCAGCGACGGCATTGCGGAGAGGGAATAACTCCTCGCTGAAACGACGTTTTCAGCGAACCATGTCCACACACTAATTGGAGGTTCAACGGATGAATGACGAATTTGAGATCCCGACCGCACCTGAAGGGCTCGCTGACTTCTGGATCGCTTTAATGGAGGACGGCTGCGATATGCGGCATGTCCATAAGATGCTCAAGCGTATCGAAACAGAGCGAGCAGCGGCTACTGCCGCCGCCGCACGCATGTTCTTCCAACATGATTCGAATAAGCCTCTATCGCTTGTGGAACTGCTCGATGGGTTGCGTGAATTGCGGCGGCAGGCGTTGACGCTTGAACTGGCGATTATCGGCGCATGCGGCGAGTCTCGGCTTGGCGATTGCGGCGAGACATTATCGGATCGAGCCAGAGAGCTATGCCGAGGAGTAGAGCGCTTTGAGCGCGCTTTCAGCGCTGAATTGCAAATGGTCAGCGAGAGAGAACAGCAATGACGCGTAATGCGATCGAACTCACAAACCTCGCGATCGATCTACAGCCGCAGGAACCGGACGATTACTGGGAGCGGCTCCTCCATCTCCTCGACGAGGGCGACGTCATCGGTGATATGCGGCAGCTCCAAACCGAAGTGTTCCAAGAGAAAATCCGGAGATTTGAAGGCACGTCGAACGTAAGGAAAGAGGGCCGGCGACGATCCTGAAACCGAAGCGGTCCTTTATCCGCGCCCCTGTCGATTTTGATCTATCCGCTAATTGAAAAGCAAGCACATGGAGGAAATATAGCGTGAAAATACAACTCTTGGCTTACGCGGCAACGATTGGGTTAACTGGCTGCGCGACAATCACCCGCGGAACCACTCAAACCGTCTCGATCAATACGCCGGGCGCACCCGGCGCCGTATGCACGCTCACTTCGGCGTCTATCGGTTCGCAGACGATCACAACTCCAGGCGTCATAACGCTCGCGAAGGGGGCGAGCGCGATATCTATTCGGTGCAGCAAGGAATGTTACAATGACGGCACGGGCGTTCTTGCATCGAGTATGGACGGTATGGCGGCTGGCAATGTCGTTGTTGGCGGCGTCATCGGGCTCGGCGTCGACGCCGCCACTGGCGCTATGAACCAGTATGCTCCACAGGCCGACATCATCATGGCGCCGGATGGCTCCTGCGCTATGTCGTCGACTTCAAGACGAAACGCGCGTTAGTAGGGCGAAACGCGGAAAGTCGAGAAGAAGGGCCTAACATTAGAGTGAGGCGCTTCTCGGTTCAGCGCATTATGGTGGTCCTGGTAAGATTTATTGCGACCGCGGCGTTGGCTCAGAATGCGCTTTCAGATTCCAGGCCGCTCTATGAAACTCGTAAAAACGGAGCGACGCATGCGTGACTACCCTTCCGTGTAGCGGAAGTCGCCGGCCTTCTGTCGACATGCTAAACTTCAGTGCAATCGCATCAACACATTTATGTGCTCGATCTTGCGACACTCTCGAAAAGCGCCGTCGCATCGTCGGCGCTTTCCGGCGGCGTCAGCATGTCGCGCGACAGGGCCCGCTTGCGTTCGAGCAGATCATGCAGCTTAATGTCGAAGGATTGATCCTCGAATTCTGGATGAACCGCGAACGGAATGTGAATGAAAACATCCTTACTCGCGCCGAGCCGATGAGGGCGCGAAACGGCCCCGTCCAAAGAATACGGTTGGAGAAATGACCCGACACCATGCCGCTCCCAAGGTCGCGCTAGCTGTGAGTTTGCAATTGGTTGTCCATCCGGACCGGAGCGAGGAAAGTGGAGTTGCGAAGCTTCACCTTTCACCGGAGCCTCGGATGAACACCCATAAGAATGCCCGTTTGACGCCGCTTGGTCGAGCGAAACTGGCGCGTCGTGTCCTGGAGCGAGGCAAGCCGGTCGCCAAGGTCGCTCGCGACTTCCACGTTTACATCAAGGACTGCTCGAAAATCGGTGGAACGGAGCCGAGAGGCGCGCGCGGAGCCGCTTTGCGATCGGTCATCGCGGCCGCGCCGCCTGCGTAAACCCACGCCACAAACCGTAATCGACGATATTGTTCGGCTACGCCGCCATCGCTTCACCGGAAAGCATGTCGCCAAGGTTGCGGGCGTCAGCGCGGCGACAGTGAGCCGCGTGCTCAAACGCGCCGGTCTCAACCGCTTGCGCAATCTCGAGCCAGCCGAGCCGGTCAAACGCTACGAGCGCCAGAACCCCGGCGAGATTATCCACATCGACATCAAGAAACTCGGGCGCTTCGAGCGGGTCGGCCACCGGATCACCGGCGATCGCACCGGCCAGAGCAAGAGCCGCGGCGTCGGCTGGGAGTTCGTCCATGTCTGCGTCGACGACGCCTCGAGAGTGGCTTTCACGCAGATCAAGCCGGACGAAAAGGCCGCCAGCGCTGTCGACTTTCTGAAGGCGGCGGTCGCCTACTACAAGAGCATTGGTGTCACGGTCGCCCGCGTCATGAATCTCCCGCATCGGCCTGACCGGCGACAACCTGTTGACGCTCCACAACTAGTTCAGCGATATCCGTGGCCCCCCATGGATTAACTCTTGGATGAAGCGCTACCTGCACATTTTTGCAGACCCTCCCCGAGACCATGGGACTCGCGCCCGCGGGGCATATACGCGGGGAGTAACGTCTTTTGATACAATGATTTACAGATGGGGAATCGGTGGTGTCTGGCCACACATAACGATATATTTGTATGTTTATATCTAATCGGGAAAAGATTTGCGATGTGATGGCGATGAGAGAACCAGCGGTCTCGCCGCACCGCTTTTTCGTCCATTTCCGGCGTATCAGGCGCTTCTATACGCACCCGACACTCTCAGGCCCGCGACGTCTGCTCACCGGCTCCTCCTGCGAACCGACACCACTCACCGGCTTTCTTGAGGCTCGCCACTAGCGTTCACTGCGGTTCACTATCTCTCCGGCGTCTCTGGGAGCCATCTTCTCGTGTCTGTTTCCGGTGTCGAATCTTCTAGCTCTGTCTCATGCGCCGAGGATTCGCAGAGAAGCTTGCTGGTGCGTCCTTTTGAGATTGAAAGCTGTCGGTTGTGCTGTCTCGTCGTTTCGCGCACCGGTGCGCTTTATAAGCGCTTCTCTTGAAGATGGCGGAGAATTTTGATGCCGGAGCCATGTCCGTGTGCGTTTCCGGGACCGCGAAAGCGAAATATATGCTAATATTAAGAATTTATAAGTTTATATTATATTCGCTTTCGCGGACGCGGATTTCACGTTCCGGCGGTCTCTGTTCCGGTCCATGATGAGCTTGGTTCTCACAGATTTAAGAATCTGAGAATCTAGGTTCCGGCGTCATCTTGTTCCCGTCCTCTTTTGGTCAGTCTCTTGGAGATCCCGGTCGTCTCGTTCCGGGTCCGCGCAAGCAGTCTCGGCTCGCTCTCATGTTGACGAAAATTTTTTCTGGGAGATTGTGGCGAAAAAGCGCCAAAACAGTCTTAAATCGGGGTTTTGGTGCTCATACTGGACTTACGATGTATAAAACGGGCTGAAATGGGCGTGTTTCGCGTTTACGTGGAAATTGACGCGCGGTTGACGAATCTCCGGCTACGTTTGAGGCTGTAAACGTTGTGGAAAGCTGAAAATGGGTTTCCTCACCTGCTCGTTCGCCTGTTCATTAGATTGGTGGCAGACTCAAACAGTAATGCTCCAAGGCGAACCAATTAGATTCGGTGTCCGCTATGGACCTGATGTCGTCCGCTTTGATCACCCAACGGCGCGACGGCTATCCGATCATAATGAATCATAGCCGGATGTGGCGAAGTAATTCCCTCATTCGTCGGACATGCCGCTTCGCATGGCTTCTGCAACCGCCGCCAGCGCAGTGGCGGTGCGCGCCGCGATACATCGTAGGATCGACTTGAACTTCGAGACTTCGTCCCCCTGCCGCGCCGCTGGGTCGTCGAACGAAATTTCGGCTCGATGATCCGATGACGCAGGCTTCGGTGATTACTAGCGCCGTATCGATGTCTCGATCGCCCTGATCCATGTCGCGATGGTCGGTCTCCTTATCCGCCGGAACACTCACCCATGATTTTCCAAACAGGTTCTGAGACATGATAAGGTGCTGAATCTTGCCGGCGTCGGCGAATGTCTCGGCGCGGATTTCAGCGGCGAACGTCGCGGCTTTCGAGCCTTTCGTGACGCCTTCCCGCTTAAACAGATATAGCAGCGCCCGAGGCGAACAATCGAAGCGCCCCGCAAGGTCTTCGATTGTCGATGATCCTGCCTCCCATAGCGCCACCGCCTCTGCGCGTTCGTTGTCTGTTAGACGCTTATAAGCGCGCGGCTCATACCTGGACATTGCCGCCGCCTTTCTGCGGAAGGCTTGCCTTGATCCGCTGGATGTTTCGCCTGACCGTATTAAACTTCATGGCAAGTTGGTTTACCGGCATGCCGGCAGCGAGAAGCCGCATGATCTCTTCGCGTTGATTTTCGTCGAAAGCAGGCGGTCGACCGGGCTTCTTGCCTTCGGCGCGGGCGCGGACAAGGCCAGCTTGGGTGCGCTCGATAAGCAAGTCGCGCTCGAACTCTGCGACGGCGGCGATGACGCCCATGGTCATCTTTCCAGCCGGCGAAGTCAGGTCGACGCCCCCTAGGGCCAAGCAATAGACGCGGACGCCACGCACCGCGAGAGCCTCAACGGTCTGGCGAACGTCAATGACGTTGCGGCCGAGACGATCGAGCTTGGTCACGACAAGCACGTCGCCATGTTCCAGTCGGTCCTGAACCTTAGCGAAACCGTTGCGTTTTGACGCCTGCACACCGCCGCTGACCGTCTCGGTAATGATCCGATGCGGCTCGACCTTGAAGCCCGCCGCCTCAATCTCGCGAATCTGATTGTCGACAGTCTGATCGGCCGTCGAAACGCGGCAATAGGCGAAAATGCGAGACATGGCGGCCTCCAAGAGCGCGATTTATAGCATATAATTACGCGCATGCGCTAAATGTGCCAAGAGCTATATTTTACGCCCGTTGTGCAGAGGGGGCGCTTAAACGATCGTTTTCGCGCAGCGCTGTTAGGAGCGCCTCCCGGATCGCGCCGGCCTCTAAAACTTTGTAAGGGTGATGCTCGGTAAAAATTTTGGGCTTTGGAGACGCATGGTCTATTTTTGCGAGAAGTGCCGGACAGAACTTCGACCGAACGAGCGAGCCTGTTCGGCTTGTGGAAGGGATGCGGGTTTCCCGAATGTCAGAGCAGCAAATTCGCCGGAAGAACGGGCGGCGTTGGATGGACGCTTCAAAGAGGCGCAAGCCTCAGCGGTCGCCAAGGGGACTACAATAGAACTGGATGCATTTGTAAGAGAAGTCAGCCGTTCCCGTGCCGTCATGAACCGCTCGCTTGGGGCTCTAAGCAACTGGATCGAGGGACCGACCCCTCTTTTCTGCTCTTTCCATCGCCAAGTTGAGATCATGGGGCGGACCCCGAACGAAACGAATTATGATCAGCAGAGAGTAGCAGCGGAAGCCGCAATTAATCCTTTTTGCTACGCAGAAATCGGCTATGCGGCCCTCAGTTTGGACGAAACGGGGCTCGCTCTATACGGACCTTATACCGTGATTCTCAAAGACCTAACCATCGAGGATCGAAGCTCCGTATTTGAAGAGAACCCGTTTGAGTTCAACCAAAAGCATCACGTTATAGCAGGCCAAAGTCCTCCCCTTGGCTACCGCGCGCCCTGGGCGGAGCGAGGGCGTCTCGCCGGTGCAAAGCTACAGCGTAAACTCGAACGAGGTATGCAACCTATCGCCTTCCCCGCTGTTCTTATGGAGGAACGACGTGAGGAGCCGGACTGTGATTATATTGAGGTTCATATCTACGGTTCGGTAAGCCGGCTGTGTATAGAGAAGGTTATTGGCCCGAAACCTGCTAATCGCGCTGAAGTGGCTTTGTGGCGTCGAACAGTCCGCACTCTGGAAAAGGCGGGTGTGGTCGTGGAGGAAGCTCCATGAAAGCAATCATTTCTGGAGAGGCTGCTGCTGCAGCGATCCTCGAAAGGGACGTAGAATTCCGCCCAGCTGGTGGAAAACCTGTTGAGAACCTGCGCCCATACGACGTAAGCCGTGCATTCGATGGTTGTCTTGACCTGCGCTTAGTCGAGGTGAAGGACAAGCAGGAAGCTGACGCTCTTGTCGAACTGGCTTGGGCGGAGGATAGGGCTCTGCGACTTTTTCTATTTCTGCTCGATTCGGAAGAAGAAGATGATGATCTAAAGGAATATGCAGAGTGTATCGAGGAGTTGATGGAGTATGATGG contains the following coding sequences:
- a CDS encoding IS66 family transposase, which translates into the protein MDRTDLQRLSKDELIELVLQLQRPDKTSRNSSKPPSTDKKEKRENSRPGGAKVGHEPHNRRLADNPDEFRDHRPTRCDRCGGSVSPDADMELIGEYDEIEIPPVKPYVVRHRRFACRCAHCGVGVKAPVPAVATTTPFGRRIHALAIYLKGFQALSYERLRFLFRDAFGLIVSEGALMNMFIRSHAGFKIEADKAKAILREAKIVASDETGVRIEGTNSYHWVFHCKDAVVHQPDYSRAARVVEETMSDHVPKVWLSDRYSAQQKHGAAHQTCLAHLARDTAFALEHGSDDLPLRFKLWFGKAFDLARDIASFKASTIASKKRALEKHLAILLAAATGCDLARELQAKIRRAQNQLLTFCDYPGEVEATNNGSERKLRPSVIQRKVTNGYRAMWAAKAEADVRTTVDTARLNGANPFQTILDTLA
- a CDS encoding sigma-54-dependent Fis family transcriptional regulator, which produces MRIFVSWLGSADLKAPDAEDKTDLGPVAHTLEDRVFDRALLLADQDRRRVRKYESWLRARVGGKKRFELAMVRVELTSPTNFEEIYTAVTNNLDQELKHLAMKPQLSFNLSSGTPAMAATWVILGKTKYRAELLQASRQKGVETASVPFDISLSPEFVTDALHLPDRRLERLSAGAVDERSKFGDIIYRGPAMQRLIARAAKTAPRSVPILIEGESGTGKELLARAIHQASARRSKSFEVVNCGAIPSELVESELFGHVKGAFTGAISDHVGHFEAAHGGTLFLDEVGELPLPAQVKLLRAIQEGEIRRVGGEKNLQVDVRIIAATNLELVTEVAAGRFREDLFYRLAVLVLRAPPLREREGDLDALIDGLLERINQQSGKEPGFASRKITPSAKSLLRRQRWPGNIRELENTLRRAVVWSDGETIQEADIADALLPRAQSNCDNVLDRPLEQGIDLQELLAEVARHYLSRAMEEARGNKTRAAGMLGLASYQTLSNWLDKYGLA
- a CDS encoding IS5 family transposase — translated: MSPIRKPYPSDVSDEEWSLVAPYLTLMDEGAPQRQHSLRELFNGLRYVLRYGIAWRAMPNDLPPWFAVYQQSQRWLSAGVFEALAQDLRAQLRVASGRAAEPTAAIIDSRTLRSTPESGPRAGYDGAKRKRGSKLHMAVDTLGHLLALHVTPANVDDRAEVGKLIAAVQDVTGESVELVYVDQGYTGEKASEAAKAQGAELCVVKLAEAKKGFVLLPKRWVVERSFAWATRCRRLVKDYERYAQTLAGLHVVAFACLMLKRAADFMIQGA
- a CDS encoding recombinase family protein, which gives rise to MSRIFAYCRVSTADQTVDNQIREIEAAGFKVEPHRIITETVSGGVQASKRNGFAKVQDRLEHGDVLVVTKLDRLGRNVIDVRQTVEALAVRGVRVYCLALGGVDLTSPAGKMTMGVIAAVAEFERDLLIERTQAGLVRARAEGKKPGRPPAFDENQREEIMRLLAAGMPVNQLAMKFNTVRRNIQRIKASLPQKGGGNVQV
- a CDS encoding zinc ribbon domain-containing protein, with amino-acid sequence MVYFCEKCRTELRPNERACSACGRDAGFPNVRAANSPEERAALDGRFKEAQASAVAKGTTIELDAFVREVSRSRAVMNRSLGALSNWIEGPTPLFCSFHRQVEIMGRTPNETNYDQQRVAAEAAINPFCYAEIGYAALSLDETGLALYGPYTVILKDLTIEDRSSVFEENPFEFNQKHHVIAGQSPPLGYRAPWAERGRLAGAKLQRKLERGMQPIAFPAVLMEERREEPDCDYIEVHIYGSVSRLCIEKVIGPKPANRAEVALWRRTVRTLEKAGVVVEEAP